CCCGCCGCGACACCGCCCCCGCCGAGGTGCACTTCAGCCGGATCATGCCGTTCGAGCACGCCGTCGACCAGGTCACCCACACCGACGCGCCGGGCATCGGCAAGTCCGCGGGGCTGCGCTTCGACCACGCCTGGTTCGTCCACGACCTCGAAGCGGTCGACCCCGCCGGCGGCACCGCCAGCATCGACGTGCGGACGTTCGCACGGCCGGGAATGGCCACCAACCCCGAACAGCACGTCGGCGTCGCGCCGGGCACGCCAGGCGGCGAGCTGCCGTCGCTGTACCAGGAGCAGGTCTGGCAACCGACGTTGTTGCCCGGCGCCGCCCGCAACGCGCTCGACGCGCGCCTCACCGGCACGCGGGCCGTCACCCTCGACCTCGCCGGCATGGCCCTCACCGCAACCGCACCGCTGACCGCCACCGTGCGCACCTCCTCGCCGGCCACGATCACGTTCACGGGCGGCGGCTCGGGCTGCGCGTCGGTATCGATCGACGACGGCCCACGTGCGTCGACCACCGACGCAGCGAACATCGTGGTCGCCGTCCCTGCGGGCACGCACACGATTCGCCTCCAGCCCGGCACCTGCACGTCGCAGCCCTGAGGGATCTCGTCGGCCCGACCGAATGACGTACACGGCTCGGGGCTGGTGCTGTTCGGCCTGGAACACGGCCCACGGCCCGGGCGAGGGCGACCCGCGTCTACGACCTGCGATGCGGAAGCTGCTTCGCCGCATCGCAGAGGGCCTCGGGGTACTTCAAGGGCGCCACGGGGCGTGCTAACGCAGTCAGCGACAGGCGGTCATGGATGCAGGGTGCACTCGGGCGCCGCCTTCGCCAGCCTCACGAAGTCCTCAACGCCGGGGAATCGTGTGAAATCGAACAGCTCGTCGAGCCGCGTCAGTACGGCCGACTCGCGATCTAGAGCCGATGCCCCACCCAGGTCGGGCGCGCTCTGCGCCTTCCCAGCCGCGTCGGCTAGCCGCACATAGAATGGGCGGGCGAGACTTGGCCCGGGGGTGTGGGAGCGGGTCGTGCCCGCCTGCCAGTGAACCACCCCGAGTGCGGTGGAGATCGACGGCCGCCGTCACTGCGGCGCGAGGAAGGTGACCGACAGCGGGGGGAGGTGAAGCAGGATCGAGTGGCGATGGCCGTGGGCGGCGACGTCGGTGGCCGATGCGCCGTCGAGCGTCGCATGCACGCCCGAGCCTCCGAAGCGGGCGGCGTCGGTGCCGAGCAGCTCGACCCAGTGGCCCAAGGCCGGGACGCCGACGCGGTAGCCGTCGCGTGGCTCGGGGGTGAGGTTCGCCACGCAGACCACCGGGCGTGCGACGTGTGAGGGGTCGAAGCGGGCGATGGCGAGAACCGACTGCGCAGCATCGTCGCCGATCAGCCAACGAAAGCCCCGCTCGCTCGAGTCGTCGGCCCACAGCGCCGGCTCCGACGCTTGGAGCGCGTTCAGCTCGCGCACCAGGGTCTGCACGCCGAAGTGCGCGGGGTCGTCGAGCAGGTGCCAGTCGAGCGAACGGTCGTGGTTCCACTCCCGCTCCTGGCCGATCTCGCCGCCCATGAACAGGAGCTGGCGGCCCGGGTGCGCCCACATCCACGCCAGCAAGGCCCGCAAGTTGGCGAAGCGGCGCCACGGGTCACCGGGCATCTTGCCGATGAGTGAGCCTTTGCCGTGCACGACCTCGTCGTGGCTGAGCGGCAACACGTAGTGCTCGCTGAACGCGTACTCGAGGCCGAACGTCAGGTTGCCGTGGTGGTACGAGCGGTGGATCGGGTCACGTTCGAAGTACTCGAGCGTGTCGTGCATCCAGCCCATGTTCCACTTGTGCGTGAAACCGAGTCCGCCTTGGTCGACCGGTCTGGAGACGCCGGGCCAGGCCGTCGACTCCTCGGCGATGGTGAGCACACCGGGGTGCGCACGGTGCACGACCGTGTTGCACTCCTGCAGGAACGAGACCGCTTCGAGGTTCTCGCGCCCGCCGTGACGGTTCGGCAGCCACTCCCCCGGGCCGCGGGAGTAATCGAGGTACAGCATCGACGCGACGGCGTCGACCCGCAGCCCGTCGACGTGGAACTCCTCCAACCAGAACAGCGCGTTGGCGATCAGGAAGTTGCGGACCTCGGGCCGGCCGTGGTCGAAGATCAAGGTGTCCCAGTCGGGGTGCTCGCCACGGCGCGGGTCGGGGTGCTCGTACAGGGCCGTGCCGTCGAAGCGCGCCAGCGCCCACTCGTCGCGGGGGAAGTGCGCCGGCACCCAGTCGACGATCACGCCGACGCCCGACTGGTGCAACGTGTCGACGAACGCCCGGAAGTCGTCGGGGGTGCCGAATCGAGAGGTGGGCGCCCAGTAGCCCGTCACCTGGTAGCCCCACGATCCGCCGAAAGGGTGCTCGGCCACCGGCATCAGCTCGATGTGCGTGAAGCCCATCTCGGTGCAGTAGCCACCGAGCTCCTCGGCAGCCTCCAGATACGTCAACGGCCGAGGCCCGTGCTCGGAGGGGGCGTGGCGCCACGAGCCGAGATGCACCTCGTAGATCGACAGCCGCCGGCGGTGCGGCGCGACTTTCGGGCGGTCCGCGAGCCACTCGTCGTCGCGCCAGTGGTGCGACCCCACGAACACCCGGCTCGCCGTCGCCGGCGCCGTCTCGGCCCAACGGGCCATCGGGTCCGCCTTCAACCGGCGGGTGCCGTCGGCGCCCACGATCTCGAACTTGTAGCGGTCGCCGTGGCGGGCGGCGGGCACGACCCGCTCCCACACCCCCGACTCCCCCGCCCGTGCAAGCGGGTCGCGCGCCGCGTGCCAGCCGTTGAAGTCGCCGGCCAAGCCAACCGATCTGGCGTGCGGCGCCCACACCGCGAAGCGGATGCCGTCGTCGGGCGCGGGGCCGGCCGGCACCGCGCCCAGCGCTTCCCAAAGCCGCTCATGGCGCCCCTCGCCGATCAGGTGGAGATCGAGCGGGCCCAGGGTCGCGCCGGTCACCGCCCGCCCCCCGCGCGGCCGTCCGACCCGTCGGGCCCGCCAGGTCGGTCCGGGGCGTCAAGGTCGGCCTCGTCGTCGCTCGGACCTTCCGCGTGCTCGCTCACGAGCGGGGCCCCTGCCAGGGCCGCGGCCGAGATCCGCTCGACCGCGCTCAGCGGGATCGCCACCCAGTCGGGGCGATGCCCCCGCTCGTAGCCGACCTCGTACACGGCCTTGCCGAGCTCGAGGCCGAACAGCAGGCGAGCCAGCGCGACGTCGGTGCTCGGCAACAAGTGCCGCACTCCCGGTTCGGCCAAGTACGCGCGCAGAAACGCGGTGCGCGCCCGCGCTTCCCACTGCACAGCCAACGCCCGCAACTCGGTGTCGGGTGCCTCGTCATGACGTTCGCCCAACACGACCTCCGGCGCATACGCGAACGAGCGCAGCATCCCTGCCACGTCGCGCAACGGCGACGCGGTGGCGCGCCGCTCGTCGGCTGGACGGTCGGGCTCGCCCTCGAAGTCGAGCACGAACCAGCCTTCGTCGCCGCGCAGCACCTGGCCCAGGTGGTAGTCGCCGTGCACCCGGATCGCCGCGCCGCTCGCGTCGGGGTCGAGCCCGGCGATCGCCGCGTAGACCCGCTCGACCCGGTGGGCCGGGAGAACCGACGCGTCGGCGCGGCGCAGCTCGGTCGCGAGCTCGTTCGCCCAGCGAGCCGGCTCGGCGTCACCGACGCCGAACGCGGCCGCCAACGCCACATGCAGCTGCGCGGTGACGGTGCCCAGCCGCCCGGCTTCGGGCCCGAAGTCGCCTCCGGCCCGCTCGGGTGACACCCGTGCGTCGAACAAGTCGCGCAGCGACGTGCGGGCGAGCTCGAAGCCGTCGCTGCCGCCACGGACGAAGCGCCGTACCACCGCGAGCTCCGCGCCGTCGTGGCGCCACACCCCCACCGTCGACGGCACGTGCTCGAACCCCACACCCTCGAGCGCCCGCGCCACTTCGATGTCGGGGTTCGGGCCGGGTTGGACCTGGCGGAACACCTTGAGGATCCACTCCTCGTCGAACACCACCGACGTGTTCGACTGCTCCACCGCGAGCGGCCGCATGGTGGTGGCGCCGAGGCCGGGGGCTACCCGGTCGAGCACCAACCGCGAAAGCTCCGAGTCGACGAACGCGTCGTACGCCAGGCCTTCGCCGGCGTCGGTCACGACGTCGCCCAACAGCCAGCGACCCTTCCCGTCGAGGAACTCGGCCCGCTCGCCGAGCGGCCGCAGGCCCACGAACACCTGACACCGGATCGGCGGCCGTTCGTCGACGAACGCGTCGACCAGCGCCCACACCAGGCCGGGCCACTCGTCGCGCCACACTTCGTGGGCCACGGTCCGGACCTCGCGCAGCTCGCCGCCGCCACCGGAGAACCAGCGCTGGCGTGGCAGGTACGGCACCATCAGCCGGGCGACGTAGTCGGCGTCGATCACTCCGGCTCCTCGGGCTCGGGCTGCAGCTCGAACCAGTAGAAGCCGTGCGGCGGCAACGTGATGAAGTACGGCAGCTCGCCGATGGGCGGGAACGGCACGCGCCCCAGCAGCTCGATGGGCACCATCCCCGCCAGCCGGGTGAGCTGGAGCTCCGCGGGCTGCGCGAAGCGGCTCAAGTTGAACACGCACAGCACGATGTCCTCGCCGTGACCGCTCGGGTGGTCCGCGGGACGGGTCTGGCGTCGCACGTACGCGAGCACCGAGGGGTTCTCCACGCCGAGCACCTCGAACGTGCCGGTGCCGAACACCCGGTGCTGGCGGCGCACGTGCAACATGCGCTGCGTCCAGTGCAGGAACGAGCTCGGGTTGCGGAGCTGTGCTTCGACGTTGACGGCGTTGAACCCGAACACCGGGTCCATCTGCGCCGGCAGGTACAGCTGCGCGAAGTCGGCGCCGGAGAAGCCACCGTTGCGGTCGGGCGTCCACTGCATGGGCGTGCGTACCGCGTCGCGGTCGCCGAGGTAGATGTTGTCGCCCATGCCGATCTCGTCGCCGTAGTACAACACCGGACTGCCCGGCATCGAGAACAACATCGCGTGGAACAGCTCGGCCACCGTCCGGTTGTTGTCGAGCAACGGGAACAGCCGGCGGGCGATCCCCACGTTGCGCTTCATGCGGGGGTCCTTGGCGTACTCCGCGTACATGTAGTCGCGGTCCTCGTCGCTGACCATCTCGAGGGTCAGCTCGTCGTGGTTGCGCAAGAACAAGCCCCACTGCGCGCCGTCGGGGAGGTCGGGCGTCTGTGACAGGATCTCGGTGATGGGGTGTCGCTGCTCGCGCCGCACCGCCATGTACATGCGGGGCATGAGCGGGAAGTGGAAGCACATGTGGCACTCGTCGGACGGCGCGTCGGGACCGCCTCCGAAGTAGTCGACGACGTCGGCCGGCCATTGGTTCGCTTCCGCCAGCAGCACGGTGTTGGGAAACTCGGCGTCGACCATCTTGCGGACGCGGCGCAAGTACCGGTGCGTCTCGTCGAGGTTCTCGCAGTTGGTGCCGTCGCGCTCGTACAGGTACGGCACGGCGTCGAGGCGGAACCCGTCGAGGCCGAGCTGGAGCCAGAACCGCACCACGTCGAGCATGGCGTCAGCCACTTCGGGGTTGTCGTAGTTGAGGTCGGGCTGGTGGTGGAAGAAGCGGTGCCAGTAGTACTGGCCGCGCTCGGGGTCGAGGGTCCAGTTCGACGTCTCGGTGTCGACGAAGATGATGCGGGCGTCGCCGTAGCGGGTTTCGTCGTCGCCCCACACGTACCAGTCGGCCTTCGGGTTCGTGCGGTCCTGGCGGGACTCGACGAACCACGGGTGCTGATCGCTGGTGTGGTTCATGACCATGTCGGCGATGAGCCGCATGCCGCGGTGGTGCGCCTGGTCGATGAGCTCCGCCACGTCGGCCACGGTCCCGTACTCGGGCAACACGGTGAAGAAGTCGGCGATGTCGTAGCCGCCGTCGCGCAGCGGCGATTGGTAGAAGGGCAACAACCACAAGCAGTCGACGCCGAGCCACTGGAGATAATCCAGCCGGTCGACCAGGCCGGCGATGTCGCCCGTGCCGTCGCCGTTGGCGTCGTTGAAGCCCCGCACGAGCACCTCGTAGAACACCGCGGTGCGGTACCACTGCGGGTCGTCGGCGAGCGAGCGGCGCTCCGATGTGGGGATTCGCAACGTCATGAAGCGCCGCCCGCCGCGGGCCCGCACGGACGCAACGTCAGCACGTGCGCGGACTCCACCGCCGGGTCGAGCTGCACCCACGGGTCCGGCCCACGCCACGTGAACCGCGCGCCCGAGATGGCGTCGTGCCACACGACGTCGGCAGTAGCCGGCAGGCCCAGCGCGCCGAGGTCGAGGCCCAGCGTCGCGGACTGCCGTGCCGAGGGGTCGAGGTTCACGACCACCACCACGGGGTCGGAGCCGTCGGGACGGGTCTTGGACCACACGATGATCTGGTCGTTGTCGGCCCAGTGGAAGCGGATGGTGCGCAGCTCCTGCAACGCCGGGAACGAGCGCCGCACCTCGTTGAGGCGAGCGAGGTAGGACGCCAGCGAGTCGGACCGGCCCCAGTCACGGTGCTTGATCTCGTACTTCTCTGAGTGGAGGTACTCCTCGTTGTCGTCGCTCGCCGGCTCGTTCTCCAACAGCTCGTAACCCGAGTAGATGCCCCAGCTCGGTGACAGCAGCGCCGCCAGGGTGGCCCGCAACTTGAACGCCGCGCGGTTCCCGCGGCGCAGCACACCGCCGAGGATGTCGGGCGTGTTGGGCCAGAAGTTCGGTCGCAGCCAGTCGGCCAGGTCACCCGACAACTCGACCAGGTAATCGGTCAGCTCGTCTTTGGTGTGGCGCCACGTGAAGTACGTGTAGCTCTGCGTGAACCCCACCTCGGCGAGCTTCGCCATCACTTTCGGTCGGGTGAACGCCTCCGACAGGAACACCACGTCGGGTTGCTCGGCGCGCACCGCGGGCAACAGCCACTCCCACAACGCCATCGGCTTGGTGTGCGGGTTGTCGACGCGGAAGATCCGCACGCCCCGCTCGATCCAGACGTCGAGGATCTCCTTACAGGCCACCCACAGCTCCTGGCGGGCGGCTTCGTCGGGCGTGCCATCGGCCGACGAGGGCCAGAAGTTGATCGGGTAGATGTCCTGGTACTTCTTGGGCGGGTTCTCCGCGAAGCGGATCGAACCGTCGGGCCGGTGGTGGAACCAATCGGGGTGCTCGGTGACCCATGGGTGGTCGGGCGAGCACTGCAGTGCGTAGTCGAGCGCCACCTCCATGCCGAGGTCGTGGGCGCGGGCCACCAACGCGGCGAAGTCGTCGATCGTGCCGAGGTCGGGGTCGAGGGCGGTGTGACCGCCGAGTGGGCTCCCGATCGCCCACGGGCTGCCCGGGTCGTCGGGCGCAGCCGTCAAGGTGTTGTTGGCGCCCTTGCGGGCCGTGGTGCCGATCGGGTGCACGGGCGGCAGGTACACGACGTCGAAGCCCATCGCCGCGACGTCGTCGAGCCGTCCGGTGGTGCCGACCAGCCCACCTTCGGAGCGCGGGAACAGCTCGTACCAAGCGCTGAAGCGGGCGCGGGGCCGGTCGACCCACAGCTCAACCGGCGCCGACACTGCGCGGTCGTGCGGGTCGGGCAGGGAGGCGCCCAGCGCGACCAGCGCCGGCTCGGTGCCCACGTCGACCCGGACTCGGTCGGCGCACTCCGTGCGCTCCAACGCGGTGGCGGCGTCGCGCAGCAGGTCGGCCGCAGGTCCGGGACCGGCCACCGGCAGCAACCGGCGGCAGCGACGGGCGCCGTCGACGAACTCCGGCGCCAAATCGTCGCCCGCCCCGGCGCGCACCACCAGCTCGCGCGCCCACGTGCCGAGATGGTCGGCCCACGCCTCGATGACCAGCTCGTGCAAACCCAGGTCATCGGCCACGAGCTCGCCCGCCCACTCGTCGTTGCCGAGCTCGCGCAGCGGCGCGGCATGCCACGGCCCGTCGACCCGGTGCCACAGCACCCGGGCCGCGAGCTGGTCGTGACCGTCGCGGTGGATCCATGCCCGGACCGGGACGACCTCGCCCACCGTCGCCTTGGCCGGGTGGTCACCGTCGAGCGCACGGGGTCGAACCCTGTCGATCACCAGTCGGCCGAGCACCCCTCCACCCTTGCACGCGCCCGCCGCCCCGCGCGCCGACCGGCGACGCACGTCGAGCGCCCCGGCGCGCCACCGGCGAGGCCCGACCGGCATCGCACCCGTGTGGGAGTCGCTACCGTCGCGGCAATGCGCGCCCTCCGCAGCTTCACCGTCCGGCCACGGCTGCCCGACGAGCTGGCCGCCCTCGAAGAGCTCGCCATGAACCTCCGCTGGTCGTGGGACCCGGCCACCCGCGACCTGTTCCGCTGGGTCGACCCCGACGTGTGGGACATCACCGTCCACGACCCGGTGCGGCTGCTCGCCGAGGTCCGCCGCGAACGGCTCGACCAGCTCGCCGCCGACCCCGGCTTCCTGCGCTACCTCGGCGAAGTGCACGACGAGCTGCACCGCTACCTGGGTGGCCCGCGCTGGTTCCACACCCGCGGCGCCGCCGCCGACCCCACGCCCGACACCGCGGGCAACGGCAACGGCAACGGCAACGGCAACGGCGAGCCGGTGGCCGCAGTGCCCGCCGTGGTCCGCTCACCGCTGCGTCGCGTGGCGTACTTCTCGCCCGAGTTCGGCATCGCCGAAGCGCTCCCCCAGTACTCCGGCGGGCTCGGCGTGCTCGCCGGCGACCACTTGAAGGCGGCCAGCGACCTCGGCGTGCCGCTCACCGGGATCGGGCTGTTCTACCGGCACGGCTACTTCCGCCAGGCGCTCAACCCCGACGGCTGGCAGCAGGAGGCGTACCCCGACCTCGACCCCTACGCGATGGCGATCCACCCTTGCGACGGCGTGCAGGTCGAGCTCGACCTCGCCGGCCGGCCGCTCGTGGCGCGGGTGTGGCGAGCCGACGTCGGCCGCACCGAGCTGTACCTGCTCGACACCGACATCGACGACAACCCCGACGACCTCCGCGAGGTCACCAACCGTCTCTACGGCGGCGACACCGAACACCGGCTGCGCCAAGAGCTGCTGCTCGGCGTGGGCGGCGTGCGCGCGCTCGACGCGCTGGGCATCACCGCCGACGTCTTCCACACCAACGAAGGTCACGCCGGGTTCCTCGGGCTCGAACGCATCCGCCAGCTCATGGTGGGCGACGGCCTGAACCTCGCCGAAGCCATCGAGGCTGTGCGCGCCGGCAACCTGTTCACCACCCACACACCCGTCCCCGCCGGCATCGACCGCTTCCCCCGCGAGCTGATGGAGCGCTATTTCACCGGCTGGTGCGACGAAGTGGGCGTGCCGTTCGACGACCTCATGGCCATCGGGCAGGAGCCTGGCGTGCACAACCGCCCGCCCGAGGCCGACGCCGGGCGCGACCCCGACGCACCCGAGCCGTTCAACATGGCCGTGATGGGCTTCCGGCTGGCCGGCCGCTCCAACGCCGTGTCCGGCCTGCACGGCGACGTCAGCCGAGCGCTGTTCGCGGCGCTGTGGCCCGATGTGCCGCTCGAGGAAGTGCCGATCGGTTCGGTCACCAACGGGGTGCACGCCCCCACGTGGGTGTCGTCGGAGATGTCCGACCTGCTCGCCCGCCACGTCCTGCCCGAATGGCAAGACGCCACCGAGGACGAGTGGGCCCGGGTGCGCGACAGCGGCGACGACGAAGTCTGGCGGGTGCTCGAACAAGGCCGCGAGCGCATGGTCGGGTTCGTGCGCGGCCGCCTGCGCGATGCAGCGATCGCCCGCGGGATGTCGCCGTCCGATGCGTCGGTGTACGACCAGGTCCTCGACCCGAACGTGCTCACCGTCGGGTTCGCCCGCCGCTTCGCCACTTACAAGCGGGCCAACTTGTTGCTGTCGCAGCCCGACCGCTTGCGGGCGCTGCTGCTGTCGACCGACCGGCCCGTGCAGTTCGTGTTCGCCGGCAAGGCCCACCCCGCCGACGACCAGGGCAAGGAGATGATCCGCCAGATCGTCGCGTTCGCCTCGCAACCCGACGTGCGCCACCGGTTCGTGTTCGTCGACGACTACGACATCGCGGTGGCACGGATGCTCTACCAAGGCGCCGACGTGTGGCTGAACACGCCGCGCCGCCCACAAGAAGCGTGCGGCACGTCCGGCATGAAGGCTGCCCTGAACGGGGCGCTCAACTGCTCGATCCTCGACGGTTGGTGGGACGAGTGGTTCGACGGCGAGAACGGCTGGGCCATCACGTCGGCCGAGCGGCTCGACGACCTGCAACGCCGCGACGAAGTCGAGGCCAACAGCGTGTTCGAGCTGCTCGAGCACCAGATCGTGCCGCTGTTCTACGACCGGTGGGGCGGCCACGTGGCCCGCCGCTGGGTCGCCAAGGTCAAGCACAACCTCGCCACGCTCGGCCCGCGCGTGTCGGCGTCGCGCATGGTGCGCGACTACGTGGAGCAGCTCTACGAGCCCAACGCCGCGACCACCGCCCGGCTCGGCGCCGACCACGCCGCCCGCGCCAAGGACCTGGCTGCGTGGAAGGTGCATGTGCTCGACAACTGGCACGGCGTCCACGTCGACGAAGTGCTGACCGACACCGACGTGGTCGACCTCGGCGGCGAGCGCTCCGTCGCTGCGCACGTCAGCATCGGCTCCCTGTCAGCCGACGACGTCGAAGTGCAGCTCGTGCACGGCCCCGTGGGCCAGACCGACGAGATCGAAGCGCCGGTGGTCACCCCCATGACCCCCGCGTCGGCCATCGACGACGGCCACGCCCGCTACACCGGCGCGGTTCCCTGCGAACGGGCCGGCCGTTACGGCTTCACCGTCCGCGTCGTCCCCTCACACCCCGACCTCACCACCCCCCTCGAGCTCGGCAAGGTGGCATGGGCTCAGGGGTCCCCCAGCCGGGCGCGGCACCGGTAGCGTCGGCCTCATGAGCACGGACACGGCCTCGGACGAAAACCTTGTCGCGCTGGAGCGGCGAGATGATGGGGTCGCGGTCGTGCGGCTGCAGAACGGCAAGGTCAACGCGCTGTCGAGCGAGGTGTTGCGCCAGCTGCGCGACGTCGCCCGGTCGCTCACCGACGACCCGACCGGCGCGGTGGTGGTGTGGGGTGGCGAGCGGGTGTTCGCGGCCGGCGCCGACATCAGCGAGTTCGGTGGGCCCACCGAGGCACGCACGATCGGCGGCTTGTTCCTCGAGGCGCTCAACGCGGTGGCCGACATCCCCCGCGCCACCATCGCCGCAGTGTCGACGTTCGCGCTCGGCGGCGGGTGCGAGCTGGCGCTGGCGTGCGACTTCCGGTTGGCGTCCACCAAAGCCAAGTTCGGCCAGCCCGAGATCCTTCTCGGCATCATCCCGGGCGGCGGCGGCACGCAGCGCCTCGCCCGCCTCGTGGGCCCGGCGCGCGCCAAGGACCTCGTGTTCAGCGGCCGCCAAGTCGGCGCCGACGAAGCACTGGCCATGGGACTCGTCGACGAAGTGGTCGACCCCGATCAGCTCCTCGACCGTGCGATCGACAAGGCCGCCGAGCTGGCCCGCGGCGCGGTGGCCGCCCAATCCCTCGCCAAGCGGGCGATCGACCGTGGGCTCGACATCACGCTCAACGGCGGCCTCGACCTCGAGCAGCAGCTGTTCGCCGAGGTGTTCGCCACCGACGACGCCCGCATCGGCGTGGCGTCGTTCCTCGAGCACGGCCCCGGCAAGGCGACCTTCACCGGCCGCTGACCCCCACCCCCACTTCCGTTCTGGGCTGAAAATTACGCGCCCCAACGCGTAGAAAGCAGCCCAGAACGGGGTTGTTGGGGTCAGGCCGGGGGGACAGGAGAGCCGGCACGCAGGACTTCGTACTGGCGGTCGGGGTCGTCGGCCGGGACGCGGCCGGTGGCCGGACCGGCCTGGGGGTCGCCTCGCAGCACCGTGGCGTCGCTCGGCGAGTACTGCAGGATGTACGCCTTGCGGACCTGGTCGGTGGTGTTGGGACCGGTGAGGTGCGGCGTGAGCGACGAGAACACCACCGCACCACCCGCGGGCACCTCGGCCGGCACCGCGCCGGCGGGGTCGCGCAGGCACTCGTAGCCCAACGGGTCGACGTACTCATGGCGCAACGTGCCCCGCAGGTGCGCGCCCGGCACGACCCACGGGCAACCGTTGTCGACGGTGGCGTCGGTGAGCGCGACCCACACCGTGAGGTACTGCTGCGGCTCGACGTACGCGTAGCCGTTGTCCTGATGCCACGGGAAGCGGCGGGGCTTCTCGGGCTTCTTGTACACGGCCTGGTCCCAGTAGAGGCGCACGTCGGGCCCGATCAGGTCGGCCCCGAGGTCGACCAGCCGAGGGTGGCGGCTGAAGGCGGCGAGCTCGGCCGAGCGGGTGACCAGGTGGGTCGAGAACGTGATCGCACCGGTCTCGGCAATGGCAATGCGACCGCCCTCCACACCTTGCAAG
This region of Acidimicrobiales bacterium genomic DNA includes:
- the glgP gene encoding alpha-glucan family phosphorylase — translated: MRALRSFTVRPRLPDELAALEELAMNLRWSWDPATRDLFRWVDPDVWDITVHDPVRLLAEVRRERLDQLAADPGFLRYLGEVHDELHRYLGGPRWFHTRGAAADPTPDTAGNGNGNGNGNGEPVAAVPAVVRSPLRRVAYFSPEFGIAEALPQYSGGLGVLAGDHLKAASDLGVPLTGIGLFYRHGYFRQALNPDGWQQEAYPDLDPYAMAIHPCDGVQVELDLAGRPLVARVWRADVGRTELYLLDTDIDDNPDDLREVTNRLYGGDTEHRLRQELLLGVGGVRALDALGITADVFHTNEGHAGFLGLERIRQLMVGDGLNLAEAIEAVRAGNLFTTHTPVPAGIDRFPRELMERYFTGWCDEVGVPFDDLMAIGQEPGVHNRPPEADAGRDPDAPEPFNMAVMGFRLAGRSNAVSGLHGDVSRALFAALWPDVPLEEVPIGSVTNGVHAPTWVSSEMSDLLARHVLPEWQDATEDEWARVRDSGDDEVWRVLEQGRERMVGFVRGRLRDAAIARGMSPSDASVYDQVLDPNVLTVGFARRFATYKRANLLLSQPDRLRALLLSTDRPVQFVFAGKAHPADDQGKEMIRQIVAFASQPDVRHRFVFVDDYDIAVARMLYQGADVWLNTPRRPQEACGTSGMKAALNGALNCSILDGWWDEWFDGENGWAITSAERLDDLQRRDEVEANSVFELLEHQIVPLFYDRWGGHVARRWVAKVKHNLATLGPRVSASRMVRDYVEQLYEPNAATTARLGADHAARAKDLAAWKVHVLDNWHGVHVDEVLTDTDVVDLGGERSVAAHVSIGSLSADDVEVQLVHGPVGQTDEIEAPVVTPMTPASAIDDGHARYTGAVPCERAGRYGFTVRVVPSHPDLTTPLELGKVAWAQGSPSRARHR
- a CDS encoding alpha-1,4-glucan--maltose-1-phosphate maltosyltransferase, whose translation is MLGRLVIDRVRPRALDGDHPAKATVGEVVPVRAWIHRDGHDQLAARVLWHRVDGPWHAAPLRELGNDEWAGELVADDLGLHELVIEAWADHLGTWARELVVRAGAGDDLAPEFVDGARRCRRLLPVAGPGPAADLLRDAATALERTECADRVRVDVGTEPALVALGASLPDPHDRAVSAPVELWVDRPRARFSAWYELFPRSEGGLVGTTGRLDDVAAMGFDVVYLPPVHPIGTTARKGANNTLTAAPDDPGSPWAIGSPLGGHTALDPDLGTIDDFAALVARAHDLGMEVALDYALQCSPDHPWVTEHPDWFHHRPDGSIRFAENPPKKYQDIYPINFWPSSADGTPDEAARQELWVACKEILDVWIERGVRIFRVDNPHTKPMALWEWLLPAVRAEQPDVVFLSEAFTRPKVMAKLAEVGFTQSYTYFTWRHTKDELTDYLVELSGDLADWLRPNFWPNTPDILGGVLRRGNRAAFKLRATLAALLSPSWGIYSGYELLENEPASDDNEEYLHSEKYEIKHRDWGRSDSLASYLARLNEVRRSFPALQELRTIRFHWADNDQIIVWSKTRPDGSDPVVVVVNLDPSARQSATLGLDLGALGLPATADVVWHDAISGARFTWRGPDPWVQLDPAVESAHVLTLRPCGPAAGGAS
- the glgB gene encoding 1,4-alpha-glucan branching protein GlgB translates to MTGATLGPLDLHLIGEGRHERLWEALGAVPAGPAPDDGIRFAVWAPHARSVGLAGDFNGWHAARDPLARAGESGVWERVVPAARHGDRYKFEIVGADGTRRLKADPMARWAETAPATASRVFVGSHHWRDDEWLADRPKVAPHRRRLSIYEVHLGSWRHAPSEHGPRPLTYLEAAEELGGYCTEMGFTHIELMPVAEHPFGGSWGYQVTGYWAPTSRFGTPDDFRAFVDTLHQSGVGVIVDWVPAHFPRDEWALARFDGTALYEHPDPRRGEHPDWDTLIFDHGRPEVRNFLIANALFWLEEFHVDGLRVDAVASMLYLDYSRGPGEWLPNRHGGRENLEAVSFLQECNTVVHRAHPGVLTIAEESTAWPGVSRPVDQGGLGFTHKWNMGWMHDTLEYFERDPIHRSYHHGNLTFGLEYAFSEHYVLPLSHDEVVHGKGSLIGKMPGDPWRRFANLRALLAWMWAHPGRQLLFMGGEIGQEREWNHDRSLDWHLLDDPAHFGVQTLVRELNALQASEPALWADDSSERGFRWLIGDDAAQSVLAIARFDPSHVARPVVCVANLTPEPRDGYRVGVPALGHWVELLGTDAARFGGSGVHATLDGASATDVAAHGHRHSILLHLPPLSVTFLAPQ
- a CDS encoding enoyl-CoA hydratase-related protein; this encodes MSTDTASDENLVALERRDDGVAVVRLQNGKVNALSSEVLRQLRDVARSLTDDPTGAVVVWGGERVFAAGADISEFGGPTEARTIGGLFLEALNAVADIPRATIAAVSTFALGGGCELALACDFRLASTKAKFGQPEILLGIIPGGGGTQRLARLVGPARAKDLVFSGRQVGADEALAMGLVDEVVDPDQLLDRAIDKAAELARGAVAAQSLAKRAIDRGLDITLNGGLDLEQQLFAEVFATDDARIGVASFLEHGPGKATFTGR
- the treS gene encoding maltose alpha-D-glucosyltransferase, which codes for MTLRIPTSERRSLADDPQWYRTAVFYEVLVRGFNDANGDGTGDIAGLVDRLDYLQWLGVDCLWLLPFYQSPLRDGGYDIADFFTVLPEYGTVADVAELIDQAHHRGMRLIADMVMNHTSDQHPWFVESRQDRTNPKADWYVWGDDETRYGDARIIFVDTETSNWTLDPERGQYYWHRFFHHQPDLNYDNPEVADAMLDVVRFWLQLGLDGFRLDAVPYLYERDGTNCENLDETHRYLRRVRKMVDAEFPNTVLLAEANQWPADVVDYFGGGPDAPSDECHMCFHFPLMPRMYMAVRREQRHPITEILSQTPDLPDGAQWGLFLRNHDELTLEMVSDEDRDYMYAEYAKDPRMKRNVGIARRLFPLLDNNRTVAELFHAMLFSMPGSPVLYYGDEIGMGDNIYLGDRDAVRTPMQWTPDRNGGFSGADFAQLYLPAQMDPVFGFNAVNVEAQLRNPSSFLHWTQRMLHVRRQHRVFGTGTFEVLGVENPSVLAYVRRQTRPADHPSGHGEDIVLCVFNLSRFAQPAELQLTRLAGMVPIELLGRVPFPPIGELPYFITLPPHGFYWFELQPEPEEPE